The following is a genomic window from Ethanoligenens harbinense YUAN-3.
CTGCGCGGAACAGGCCGAAAATACCCTTTTGCAGCCGCCGCGGCTCTGGTCTCCCCGAACGCAGGCGCCATCCTGAGGTCTGAGGGAAGCCGCTATGCCCGCTTGCGCCGCATGGAAACCTGACGCACCACGTCGCGCTCATACGGACTGCCGTCGTCCAGTTCACCCCGCAAAACCTGTTCCACCGAATAAACGCCGTCGTCGAATACGGACGGCAGTTCCCCGCTTTCTCCCGCATCCCCCTCATAGACCAGTTGGAAATGGTCGGGAAACGTCTGGAATACGCGCAGGATGCGATTCAGTTTGCGGACAACCCGCTTCCCCACCGCACGATGCGCCGGCACCGCGTCGAAGCGGATAGATGCCAGATAGGCGCCGCTGCTTTTGGGGCCGTCCAACTGCCAGTTTCCCGGCGACGGTTTGCGAATTCGCGTGCACAGCATCTGCGCGCCGCCCTCCGCATGCGCCGCACGCAGCGGGACGATCGTTCCGTCGGGCGCCGTGAGCGTGAAGCGGCCGGTAATATCTCCGCCGCCCGCCGCCATCATGCACACGTTCAGGCCGCTTGCGGCGCTGTCCACCGCAAAGGTTTCCCGCACGCCGCCCGCAAGCGCGCCGCCGCGCAGCACCAAGCCGTCCGGCACCTCCTCCGCAGTATCCTGTTCCGGCAGCGCCGTTTTCACGGAAACAGGCTGTACCGCTATGTGCGCGCCCGCTATCGCCCCGCAGACATGCGGCCAGACAAACTGTCCGCTCTGCATCTGGATATGGTCAAAATCCAGCGTGGCCAGGTGCTGCCCGAACGGGTTTTGCGCACTGCGCACCGTGACGACACCGTCGTTTTTGCCCCAGCGGGAAAGAATCTGCGCGCCTGCCCACACCCGGCTGAATGCCGGGCCGCTGCCGCAGCCCGCGAAGGTGTACAGCGGCACCGCGCGGCCGGCCGTATCGGTCTTCTCACGATAGGCCCGCATGTACCCCGTTTGCATGACGTAGCAGCCGTCGCTGTGGACGCCCATCCGCTCCCCCAGCGAAAACCCGACGGAGGAATAG
Proteins encoded in this region:
- a CDS encoding esterase/lipase family protein, with the protein product MEQHMAQPPAPRLIHTYDDAGRGGWYAGTVEWPGAPVVVFVPGLGQPARSFWEKSEVYGLNEMYARATAEGFRTAFVGFAAEKERPMDMWRNGRILAWQLADICMHYQTPAVTLVAHSKGGVDAQTAAVYYGAAGRIRGLYTLSSPHWGSELADLAYSSVGFSLGERMGVHSDGCYVMQTGYMRAYREKTDTAGRAVPLYTFAGCGSGPAFSRVWAGAQILSRWGKNDGVVTVRSAQNPFGQHLATLDFDHIQMQSGQFVWPHVCGAIAGAHIAVQPVSVKTALPEQDTAEEVPDGLVLRGGALAGGVRETFAVDSAASGLNVCMMAAGGGDITGRFTLTAPDGTIVPLRAAHAEGGAQMLCTRIRKPSPGNWQLDGPKSSGAYLASIRFDAVPAHRAVGKRVVRKLNRILRVFQTFPDHFQLVYEGDAGESGELPSVFDDGVYSVEQVLRGELDDGSPYERDVVRQVSMRRKRA